One window from the genome of Rariglobus hedericola encodes:
- a CDS encoding ABC transporter permease, translating to MKLIDYIRIWLACARYSVVRTMMFRFDFIMWALVEFFWMGVNLLLIQVVYDHTDSIAGWSKYQMLLLVGSSMLVQRFIMGFVWTNLFEMARNIRTGHFDFFLAQPGNPLIMVSTRKLDLDGLSNAVVATAVVIYAANRLGIDPSLLDLLAYAAMIFCGFLINYAILLITVSLTFWLGAAQGIEGSYFTLMEFSRLPRQAFKGAAGVLFVWILPAVVVSNVPASTLIHGFSLTNACWLLAVTVFWMSLALFVFNRGLRRYASASS from the coding sequence GTGAAACTCATCGATTACATCCGCATCTGGCTCGCCTGCGCCCGCTACTCGGTCGTGCGCACGATGATGTTTCGTTTTGATTTCATCATGTGGGCGCTGGTGGAGTTTTTCTGGATGGGCGTGAACCTCCTGCTGATCCAGGTCGTCTACGATCACACCGATTCCATCGCTGGCTGGAGCAAATACCAGATGCTGCTCCTCGTCGGCAGTTCGATGCTCGTGCAACGGTTCATCATGGGCTTCGTGTGGACGAATCTCTTCGAAATGGCGCGCAACATCCGCACCGGCCACTTCGACTTCTTCCTGGCCCAGCCCGGCAACCCGTTGATCATGGTCTCCACGCGCAAGCTCGACCTCGACGGGCTCTCCAACGCCGTCGTCGCCACCGCCGTGGTCATCTATGCCGCCAACCGGCTCGGCATCGACCCGTCACTGCTCGATCTCCTCGCCTACGCCGCGATGATTTTTTGCGGCTTCCTCATCAATTACGCGATTTTGCTCATCACCGTGTCGCTCACGTTCTGGCTGGGTGCGGCCCAGGGCATTGAGGGCAGTTATTTCACATTGATGGAGTTCTCACGCCTCCCCCGCCAGGCCTTCAAGGGCGCTGCCGGCGTCCTCTTCGTATGGATTCTTCCCGCCGTCGTCGTGAGCAATGTCCCGGCTTCCACGCTCATTCACGGCTTCAGCCTGACCAACGCGTGCTGGTTGCTGGCCGTCACCGTTTTCTGGATGAGCCTGGCTCTCTTTGTTTTCAACCGCGGTCTCCGTCGCTACGCCAGCGCCTCGTCATGA
- the rnc gene encoding ribonuclease III, translating to MTDSLQHRLGHTFARPALLQQALTHPGYSNEHPDDGDHYQRLEFLGDAVIQFVVTAALFQLRPVEREGELSRLRVALTNGLFLGELARELELPAHLRLSAAEQKTGGSPTVAGDAYEAVVGAVFLDAGLSVAQAFIMRTYGDLETRLASLRLDEANPKGRLQERVQPTHGTGALRYETVLSGGPDHAKEYTSTIFLADRVLGTGSGSSKKAAEESAARAALVSKM from the coding sequence ATGACCGATTCACTTCAGCATCGCCTCGGCCACACGTTCGCCCGGCCCGCGCTCCTTCAGCAGGCCCTCACCCATCCGGGCTACTCCAACGAGCACCCCGATGACGGCGACCATTATCAACGTCTCGAATTTCTCGGCGACGCCGTGATTCAATTCGTCGTCACCGCCGCGCTCTTCCAACTGCGCCCCGTCGAACGTGAAGGCGAACTCAGCCGCCTGCGCGTCGCGTTGACCAACGGTCTTTTCCTCGGCGAACTCGCGCGCGAGCTCGAACTGCCCGCCCACCTGCGCCTTTCCGCCGCCGAGCAAAAAACCGGCGGTTCACCCACCGTCGCCGGCGACGCCTATGAAGCCGTGGTCGGCGCCGTTTTCCTCGATGCCGGACTGTCCGTCGCCCAGGCGTTTATTATGCGCACCTACGGCGACCTCGAAACCCGTCTCGCCAGTCTCCGCCTCGACGAAGCCAACCCCAAGGGTCGTCTCCAAGAGCGCGTGCAGCCCACCCACGGCACCGGCGCCTTGCGCTACGAAACCGTCCTGTCCGGCGGCCCTGACCACGCCAAGGAATACACCTCCACCATCTTTCTCGCCGACCGGGTCCTCGGCACCGGTTCAGGCTCCTCCAAAAAAGCCGCCGAAGAATCCGCCGCCCGCGCCGCCTTGGTCTCCAAAATGTAG
- the mfd gene encoding transcription-repair coupling factor has protein sequence MSVTAHLTRIKLTGVCPPARGAVIAELTRGHPAPVWLVITEDLKHAEQLAEDISFFHRSAGGNPAAVETLIFPESMPDSRDMREAFAASADRTTVLSRLRSARSITQVSGFSPQVSLVVLTTPAALLQPVPALEAFSNREITLKRGQSQPFKALLETLHGLDYDSEAVCESPGHYAIRGGIIDVYPITATQPYRLDFFGDEIEDIRAFDPVTQRSGEQIDTITLSASPRLKLDASKTGLADYLSPLTQLVFVEPASLDEEFSSFAREGFDGLSPLLLKASGAFGLADIDEAAALFDGEGVTEITWDTESLVHHRTYPSDDLVAQERLSAEEDARRTFLTQLVAWKKDGYGLAFVVSKEGEEQRVKEILAEDPRFKGLQPLWVRGTLNEGFRCTYRAGAGLLWSTLPKRKLGEIGGLVLVTETELFGRQRTRRVTGTQQRALVTRAQVDQLLDFSELVEGDFVVHLQHGIALYRGLTKLDTRDGQREVISLEFDDGVTLHVPLQESHLISRYVGLGKAKPQLGKVGSGRWEKTRQAAERATIDLAADLLKIQAQREAQPGHAFPPDNDWQKEFEGSFPFTETKDQLTAIEATKADLERARPMDRLICGDVGFGKTEVAIRAAFKVVQGGKQVAILVPTTILAQQHLNTFRERMAGYPIAVEMISRFRTKGEVNRILAATSSGQVDILIGTHALLTDRVAFKDLGLVIVDEEQRFGVKHKERLKAMRTSVDILSMSATPIPRTLYMAMTGARDMSVIETAPVNRHPIQTIVKTYDEKLVVDAIRHELRRGGQVFYLHNRVQTINLVAARLREMLPDVTIGVGHGQMDEHELEREMTDFVAGKHQVLVCTTIIETGLDIPNCNTIIIEGADRFGLSQLYQLRGRVGRFKHQAYAYLLLHRHTRLVEITRERLNALRTHNQLGAGFRIAMRDLELRGAGNLLGSQQSGHIIGVGFELYCQLLRQSVARLKGDKHAAAIRANVKLDFVFVGESAASGLQVSGLNPQVSQSSYQAIKAAEQSADGAVEVAKIQARIPSTYITETRLRIDFYRRLAMAAGALQLKEIEADLHDRFGKFGDEVRALLLITEIRIRAEQKGIINVETESSRLKCLRGSGVRDDYVMLAGSRFPRLVAPKALARLKEILTFLGNLPSA, from the coding sequence ATGTCCGTCACCGCCCACCTCACCCGCATCAAGCTCACCGGTGTCTGCCCGCCCGCCCGCGGTGCCGTCATCGCCGAGCTCACGCGCGGACACCCTGCCCCCGTGTGGCTGGTCATCACCGAGGATCTTAAACACGCCGAGCAACTCGCCGAGGACATCTCGTTTTTTCATCGTTCCGCCGGTGGAAATCCCGCCGCCGTCGAGACCCTCATCTTTCCCGAGTCGATGCCCGACAGCCGCGATATGCGCGAAGCCTTTGCCGCCTCCGCCGATCGCACCACCGTCCTCAGCCGGCTCCGCTCCGCCCGCTCGATCACTCAGGTTTCAGGTTTCAGTCCTCAGGTTTCTCTCGTAGTCCTGACGACGCCCGCCGCCCTCCTCCAACCCGTTCCCGCCCTCGAAGCGTTTTCCAACCGTGAAATCACGCTTAAGCGCGGACAATCCCAACCCTTCAAAGCCCTGCTCGAAACGCTCCACGGCCTCGACTACGACAGCGAAGCCGTCTGCGAATCCCCGGGCCACTACGCGATCCGCGGCGGCATCATCGACGTTTACCCTATCACCGCCACTCAGCCCTACCGCCTCGATTTTTTCGGAGACGAAATCGAAGACATCCGCGCCTTCGACCCCGTCACCCAACGTTCCGGCGAACAGATCGACACGATCACACTCTCCGCCTCACCGCGCCTCAAACTCGACGCCTCCAAAACCGGCCTCGCCGACTACCTCTCGCCTCTCACCCAGCTTGTCTTCGTCGAGCCCGCCTCCCTCGACGAGGAATTCTCCTCCTTCGCGCGCGAGGGCTTCGACGGACTCTCCCCGCTACTCCTCAAAGCCTCCGGCGCCTTCGGCCTCGCCGACATCGACGAAGCCGCCGCGCTCTTCGACGGCGAGGGCGTCACCGAGATCACTTGGGACACCGAGAGCCTTGTTCACCACCGCACCTACCCCTCCGACGACCTCGTCGCCCAAGAACGCCTCTCCGCCGAAGAAGACGCCCGCCGCACGTTTCTCACCCAACTTGTCGCCTGGAAAAAAGACGGTTACGGCCTCGCCTTCGTCGTCTCCAAGGAAGGCGAAGAACAACGCGTCAAAGAAATCCTCGCCGAGGACCCGCGCTTCAAAGGCCTGCAACCCCTCTGGGTCCGCGGCACGCTGAACGAAGGTTTCCGCTGCACCTACCGCGCCGGCGCCGGGCTCCTTTGGTCCACGCTCCCCAAGCGCAAACTCGGCGAGATCGGCGGACTCGTTCTCGTCACCGAAACCGAACTCTTCGGCCGCCAGCGCACCCGCCGCGTCACCGGCACGCAACAACGCGCCCTCGTCACCCGCGCCCAGGTCGACCAGCTCCTCGACTTCTCCGAACTCGTCGAAGGCGATTTCGTCGTCCACCTCCAGCACGGAATCGCCCTCTACCGCGGTCTCACGAAACTGGATACACGTGACGGACAACGCGAAGTCATCTCCCTCGAATTCGACGACGGCGTCACCCTCCACGTCCCGCTCCAAGAATCGCACCTCATCAGCCGCTACGTCGGCCTCGGCAAAGCCAAGCCCCAACTCGGCAAAGTCGGCTCCGGCCGCTGGGAAAAAACCCGCCAGGCCGCCGAACGCGCCACCATCGACCTCGCCGCCGACCTCCTCAAAATCCAAGCCCAGCGCGAAGCCCAACCCGGCCACGCTTTCCCGCCCGATAACGACTGGCAGAAAGAATTCGAAGGCTCGTTCCCCTTCACCGAAACCAAGGACCAGCTCACCGCCATCGAGGCCACCAAAGCCGACCTCGAGCGCGCCCGCCCGATGGACCGCCTCATCTGCGGCGACGTCGGTTTCGGCAAAACCGAGGTCGCCATCCGTGCCGCCTTCAAAGTCGTCCAAGGCGGCAAGCAGGTCGCCATCCTCGTCCCCACCACGATCCTCGCGCAGCAACACCTCAACACGTTCCGCGAACGCATGGCCGGCTACCCTATCGCCGTCGAGATGATCAGCCGCTTCCGCACCAAGGGCGAAGTCAACCGTATCCTCGCCGCCACCTCCTCGGGCCAGGTCGATATCCTCATCGGCACTCACGCCCTCCTCACCGACCGCGTCGCCTTCAAAGACCTCGGCTTGGTGATAGTGGACGAAGAGCAACGCTTCGGCGTGAAACACAAAGAGCGCCTCAAAGCCATGCGCACCTCCGTGGACATTCTCTCCATGTCCGCCACGCCCATCCCGCGCACACTCTACATGGCCATGACCGGCGCTCGCGACATGTCCGTCATCGAAACCGCGCCCGTCAACCGCCACCCGATCCAGACCATCGTCAAAACCTACGACGAAAAACTCGTCGTGGACGCCATCCGCCACGAGCTCCGCCGCGGCGGACAAGTCTTTTACCTCCACAACCGCGTGCAGACGATCAACCTCGTCGCCGCCCGCCTCCGCGAGATGTTGCCCGACGTCACCATCGGCGTCGGCCACGGCCAGATGGACGAACACGAACTCGAGCGCGAGATGACCGACTTCGTCGCCGGCAAACACCAGGTCCTCGTCTGCACCACGATCATCGAAACCGGCCTCGATATCCCCAACTGCAACACAATCATCATCGAAGGCGCGGACCGCTTCGGCCTCTCGCAACTCTACCAACTCCGCGGACGCGTCGGCCGCTTCAAACACCAGGCCTACGCCTACCTCCTCCTCCACCGCCACACGCGTCTGGTCGAGATCACCCGCGAACGCCTCAACGCCCTGCGCACCCACAACCAACTCGGCGCAGGTTTCCGCATCGCCATGCGCGACCTAGAACTCCGAGGCGCCGGCAACCTCCTCGGCTCCCAACAAAGCGGCCACATCATCGGCGTCGGCTTCGAACTCTACTGCCAACTCCTCCGCCAATCCGTCGCCCGCTTGAAAGGCGACAAACACGCCGCGGCCATCCGCGCCAACGTGAAGCTCGATTTCGTCTTCGTCGGCGAATCCGCCGCTTCCGGCCTTCAAGTCTCAGGTCTCAACCCTCAGGTTTCTCAGTCCTCCTACCAAGCGATCAAAGCCGCCGAGCAATCCGCCGACGGAGCCGTCGAGGTCGCTAAAATCCAGGCCCGCATTCCGTCCACTTACATCACCGAAACGCGTCTCCGCATCGACTTTTACCGCCGCCTGGCGATGGCCGCCGGCGCGCTCCAGCTCAAAGAAATCGAAGCCGATCTCCATGACCGCTTCGGCAAATTCGGCGACGAAGTCCGCGCGTTGCTGCTCATCACCGAGATCCGCATCCGCGCCGAGCAAAAGGGCATCATCAACGTCGAGACGGAATCATCCCGCCTCAAGTGCCTCCGAGGTTCCGGCGTCCGCGACGACTACGTCATGCTCGCTGGGTCCCGTTTCCCTCGCCTAGTCGCCCCGAAGGCCCTGGCCCGCCTTAAGGAAATCCTCACCTTCCTCGGCAACCTGCCGTCGGCCTAA
- the miaA gene encoding tRNA (adenosine(37)-N6)-dimethylallyltransferase MiaA, protein MKGIIHVLTGPTAVGKTELALRWAETNDAEIVSCDALLFYRGMDIGTAKPTADERARVPHHLIDLCAVSEGMDVTAYVAKAQAAVADITARGKRVLVAGGSGFYLKSFFAPVADDVEVPAELRGEINAKLANEGLAALVADLHALNPQGLGALDVANPRRVTRALERCRASGKPLDVLAAEFARMPSPFAGWDVRCTQLDREAAELDNRVASRVDGMIDDGLVDEVERLRVEGLEKNLSAARAIGYRETLAMLDGVLPRTELAAEIVKNTRALVKKQRTWFRTQLPEHRVLSAQLATVESVFGG, encoded by the coding sequence ATGAAGGGAATCATTCATGTGCTCACAGGGCCCACGGCGGTCGGCAAGACCGAGCTGGCTTTGCGCTGGGCGGAGACGAATGACGCCGAAATCGTGTCGTGCGACGCGTTGTTGTTTTATCGCGGCATGGACATCGGCACGGCGAAACCCACGGCGGACGAACGGGCGCGGGTGCCGCATCATCTGATTGATTTGTGTGCGGTGAGCGAAGGCATGGACGTAACCGCGTATGTCGCGAAAGCCCAGGCGGCGGTGGCGGACATCACGGCGCGCGGCAAACGCGTGCTGGTGGCGGGTGGCAGCGGGTTTTATCTGAAGAGTTTTTTTGCGCCGGTGGCCGACGACGTCGAAGTGCCTGCGGAGCTGCGTGGGGAGATCAATGCGAAGCTGGCGAACGAAGGGCTGGCGGCCTTGGTCGCGGATTTGCATGCGCTGAATCCGCAAGGTCTGGGTGCGCTTGATGTGGCGAATCCGCGACGGGTGACACGGGCGTTGGAGCGCTGTCGCGCTTCGGGTAAACCGCTTGATGTGCTGGCGGCGGAATTCGCGCGCATGCCATCGCCCTTTGCCGGTTGGGATGTGCGCTGCACGCAACTGGACCGTGAGGCGGCGGAGTTGGATAATCGCGTTGCAAGTCGTGTGGATGGGATGATTGACGACGGACTCGTGGACGAAGTGGAGCGTTTGCGCGTGGAGGGCCTGGAGAAAAACCTGAGCGCAGCGCGGGCGATTGGTTACCGCGAGACGCTGGCGATGCTCGACGGTGTGCTGCCACGCACGGAACTCGCGGCGGAGATTGTTAAGAACACGCGTGCGTTGGTGAAAAAACAGCGCACCTGGTTTCGCACGCAGCTTCCTGAGCATCGTGTGCTGTCGGCACAGTTGGCGACCGTGGAAAGCGTGTTCGGTGGATGA
- a CDS encoding glycosyltransferase family 4 protein produces the protein MNIALVTETFPPEINGVAMTLAHLVEGLARRGHRVTVIRPRQNSRDLPRSDGLYEELLCPSVPIPGYSFLRAGLPVRGRLLKSWRSDRPDLVHIATEGPLGYAALSAADKLGLPLTSSFHTNFHSYSKHYGFAFLTRPALAYLRHFHNRTRITLSPTAELNAELTRDGFHGMRLLSRGVNTEVFTPAVRDDALRRSWGAGSEDLVVVHVSRLAAEKNYPALFEAFARIRASQPSARFVVVGDGPLRKKLIRAYPWIRFTGFLSRADLARHYASGDAFLYASLTETFGNVVTEAMASGLPVLAFDYAAPARYIRNLENGLTVPFGNLTAWHHAADTLAANPSLRRRIGEAARRTAEGISWNHVIDGFERDLHEVAGLTVPNAVPAAIVAS, from the coding sequence GTGAATATCGCCCTCGTCACCGAAACCTTTCCGCCTGAGATCAACGGAGTGGCCATGACGCTCGCCCATCTGGTCGAGGGTCTCGCCCGGCGTGGTCATCGCGTCACGGTCATCCGCCCGCGCCAGAATTCCCGCGATCTCCCGCGCTCCGACGGACTCTACGAGGAGTTGCTTTGCCCCAGCGTGCCAATCCCCGGTTATTCGTTTCTTCGCGCCGGCCTGCCCGTGCGTGGACGCCTGCTCAAGTCCTGGCGCTCCGACCGGCCCGATCTCGTGCACATCGCCACCGAGGGCCCGCTCGGTTACGCCGCGCTCTCCGCCGCCGATAAACTCGGCCTGCCGCTCACGTCGAGTTTTCACACCAACTTCCACAGCTACTCCAAACACTACGGTTTCGCCTTTCTCACGCGTCCCGCCCTCGCCTACCTGCGGCATTTTCACAACCGCACACGCATCACGCTTTCGCCCACTGCCGAGCTCAACGCCGAGCTCACCCGCGACGGTTTCCACGGCATGCGCCTGCTCTCCCGGGGCGTGAACACCGAGGTCTTCACACCTGCCGTCCGTGACGACGCCCTGCGCCGTTCGTGGGGCGCCGGCTCTGAGGATTTGGTCGTCGTCCATGTCAGCCGTCTCGCCGCGGAGAAGAACTACCCGGCGTTGTTCGAAGCGTTCGCCCGCATACGCGCTTCGCAACCATCCGCCCGTTTCGTCGTGGTCGGCGACGGCCCGCTGCGCAAAAAACTCATCCGCGCCTACCCGTGGATTCGCTTCACCGGCTTTCTTTCGCGCGCCGATCTCGCACGCCACTACGCCTCGGGTGACGCATTTCTCTACGCGAGTCTCACCGAGACATTTGGCAACGTCGTCACCGAGGCCATGGCCAGCGGGCTGCCCGTGCTGGCCTTCGACTACGCCGCGCCCGCCCGCTATATTCGCAATCTTGAAAACGGCCTAACCGTTCCCTTTGGCAATCTCACGGCCTGGCATCACGCCGCCGACACGCTCGCCGCGAATCCGTCGCTCCGTCGCCGCATCGGCGAAGCCGCCCGTCGCACCGCCGAGGGCATTTCGTGGAACCACGTCATCGACGGGTTCGAACGCGATCTGCATGAGGTCGCCGGTTTGACCGTGCCAAACGCCGTCCCCGCGGCCATCGTCGCCTCGTGA
- a CDS encoding diacylglycerol/lipid kinase family protein: MIKTRFIFNPRSGHNAKNPHLLERARAFIRERSLDADVVLTERPRHATELARRAVIDGCGLVVAIGGDGTLNEVAAGLVGTSAVFGLIPCGSGNGLGRHLGIPGPGKGAFRTLVEGRVRVIDTGEVNGIPFFNAMGIGFDAEIADRFNHLTRRGLASYVRTTLGTLFHYKPQTYLIRNGVASLETPAFILTVANSDQYGNDCYIAPGASVDDGLLDLTVIKRANAFNAAPLAARLFLKKIDGSSSVSRMRGNHFTIERAAPGLIHTDGETHQAAASLDITVRPRSLRIMVPATS; this comes from the coding sequence GTGATCAAGACGCGGTTCATCTTCAACCCCCGCTCCGGGCATAACGCCAAGAATCCCCACCTCCTCGAACGCGCGCGTGCCTTTATCCGTGAACGCTCGCTCGATGCCGATGTCGTGCTCACCGAGCGCCCGCGTCACGCCACCGAGTTGGCCCGCCGTGCCGTGATCGACGGCTGCGGCCTCGTGGTCGCCATCGGCGGCGACGGCACGCTCAACGAAGTGGCCGCCGGTCTCGTCGGCACGTCCGCCGTCTTTGGCCTCATCCCGTGTGGCTCCGGCAACGGCCTTGGCCGCCACCTCGGCATCCCCGGTCCCGGCAAGGGCGCCTTTCGCACGCTGGTCGAAGGCCGCGTGCGCGTGATCGATACCGGCGAGGTCAACGGCATCCCGTTTTTCAACGCGATGGGCATCGGCTTCGATGCCGAGATCGCCGATCGCTTTAACCACCTCACGCGCCGCGGTCTCGCCTCCTACGTGCGCACCACGCTTGGCACGCTCTTCCATTACAAGCCGCAAACCTACCTGATCCGCAACGGCGTCGCCTCGCTGGAGACGCCCGCCTTCATCCTCACCGTCGCCAACTCCGACCAATACGGCAACGACTGCTACATCGCCCCCGGCGCCTCGGTCGATGACGGCTTGCTCGACCTCACGGTCATCAAACGCGCCAACGCCTTCAACGCCGCACCGCTGGCCGCCCGCCTGTTCCTCAAAAAAATCGACGGCAGTTCTTCCGTGTCCCGTATGCGGGGCAACCACTTCACCATCGAGCGAGCCGCTCCCGGCCTCATCCACACCGATGGCGAAACCCACCAGGCCGCCGCCTCGCTCGATATTACCGTGCGTCCCCGCAGCCTGCGCATCATGGTTCCAGCCACTTCGTGA
- a CDS encoding UDP-2,3-diacylglucosamine diphosphatase, with the protein MDTKPLQFRTIIISDVHLGTHDCKIREVNHFLKYTQSEKLILNGDIIDGWKLKQGGHWPKTHTRFIRLILKKLEKKDTEVVYLRGNHDDVLAKFLPIAFENLVIVEDHVHHAVRGDYFVLHGDVFDTITKNFVFLAYAGDWGYRALMRINRLYNKWRAWRGKDYYSLSKAIKARVKQAVNHVSNFEDHIAELAKSRGCIGVMCGHIHTAADRMIGDVHYLNSGDWVESLTAVVEHFDGRFEIVDFADFRKQFPLEDEAVETDEATAASVAADANRALATA; encoded by the coding sequence ATGGACACCAAGCCACTCCAGTTTCGGACGATCATTATTTCCGACGTCCACCTCGGCACTCACGACTGCAAAATTCGTGAGGTGAATCATTTTCTCAAATACACGCAGTCCGAGAAACTGATTCTAAACGGCGACATCATCGACGGCTGGAAACTCAAACAAGGCGGCCACTGGCCGAAAACGCACACGCGTTTCATCCGCCTCATCCTGAAAAAACTCGAGAAGAAGGACACCGAGGTCGTCTACCTGCGCGGCAACCACGACGACGTGCTCGCCAAGTTCCTCCCGATCGCCTTCGAGAATCTCGTGATCGTCGAGGATCACGTTCACCACGCTGTGCGCGGCGATTACTTCGTTCTTCACGGCGACGTGTTCGACACCATCACCAAGAATTTTGTGTTCCTCGCCTACGCCGGCGACTGGGGCTACCGCGCACTCATGCGCATCAACCGCCTCTACAACAAATGGCGCGCCTGGCGCGGCAAGGACTACTACTCGCTCTCCAAGGCCATCAAGGCCCGCGTCAAACAGGCCGTGAATCACGTCTCGAATTTCGAGGACCACATCGCCGAGCTCGCCAAGAGCCGCGGGTGCATCGGCGTCATGTGCGGCCACATTCACACCGCCGCCGATCGCATGATCGGCGATGTCCACTATCTGAACTCCGGCGACTGGGTTGAATCGCTCACCGCCGTGGTCGAGCACTTTGACGGACGTTTTGAAATCGTCGATTTCGCCGACTTCCGGAAACAGTTCCCCCTCGAAGACGAGGCCGTGGAAACCGACGAGGCGACCGCCGCCTCCGTCGCGGCCGATGCAAATCGCGCGCTCGCCACTGCGTGA
- a CDS encoding Hsp20/alpha crystallin family protein, translated as MNTIIHPLKPASRSTRSPDATVNTVDARKPHYDCQELQDALKVVVYVPGVDAAGVEITTRGPDLLVTARKSHFVRVNFGALNLESVQRDYSLSLRLGRNLDYTALQAEIHEGVLTLTVPKKIPAQFPTREALSFVA; from the coding sequence ATGAACACCATCATCCACCCGCTGAAGCCCGCCAGTCGCAGCACCCGCAGCCCGGACGCCACGGTTAACACCGTCGACGCCCGAAAGCCGCACTATGACTGCCAGGAGCTGCAGGACGCGCTGAAGGTCGTCGTCTATGTTCCGGGCGTGGACGCAGCCGGCGTGGAAATCACCACCCGCGGTCCCGACCTCCTGGTCACCGCCCGCAAGAGCCACTTCGTCCGCGTCAACTTCGGTGCCCTCAACCTTGAAAGCGTGCAGCGCGACTACTCGCTGAGCCTCCGGCTCGGTCGCAACCTCGACTACACCGCCCTCCAGGCCGAAATCCACGAGGGCGTCCTCACCTTGACCGTTCCCAAGAAGATCCCCGCCCAGTTTCCCACCCGCGAGGCTCTCTCCTTTGTAGCCTGA